ATGTGATAAGACTCTcttgttattgttgttaataATGTAATACAAACTTGATTTGTGTAAATGTTTATATTTGTTTCTTGCGAATTTGCTGGTCTTGGTTTGGTTTGAACAATTGCAAACAGTTATGTTAAAAGCTATAAGATATCATATTTAGATGAATAAAAGTTTTATGTTAAAAGCTATAAGATATCATATTTAGATGAATAAAAGTTTTAACCAACTTACATGAGAAATTGCAaggaacaaaattgaaataaaagctATAATTTTTTGCAGACATGAGTGCTAGTTTTGGCTTGAATATTTGCATGCcagttgaaattttttttccttctatgTTATTGTCGTTTGATCTATGTAGCCGAGTGTAATGACATTTAGTTCTGCTTAGTGTTAATGTTATATGAAGTCGCtccattcaaaaaacaaaattcttaactaaaaaattaaaagcgaAAACATACCACTTTGTCGAAACAAACTCTTTCCATGGAATAATTGCAGCTTAGGTTagaaatttcaaatttgaaattctTATTTGCTTGTGACACAAGCCTCAATGTCTGGAAGGTTACATCAGCATATGAAAATGTTATAATCCTAATTGATTATTAATGCCTGTGGCTATGAGGCAAATTCCTAACACACAAGAaaacaacaagaacaacaacCATGAACTGATGAAAAGGTCTTAAATTCCAAAGGGTAAAGTTATTCAAATCAAAGTTCATCAATGGGAAAAGATGAAGATCCTGTTGGGTTAGCAGAGGAGTTTTTGATTGGGTATGAAGCCAACATATTTATGCCACATTGTCCTTCCTTCTGAGTTACTCCCCTTTGCATTCTGAAGTAACCCTGTTCTCCCCATTTATCTCCCCATGAATTCTTAACAATCCAATACTTGGTTCCGTCGTTGGTTACGCCGTACCCAACTGCGGTCACACCATGGTTTAGATGTGTGGTACAAGTTCCGTTATATACTCCCTgtaatgttaattaattattagcaaAAAATGCAGGGTTCAGAGAAGAACTGCACCTAAAAAGTGTCATGTACGCAGTCTAATCTGATAATTACACTAGTAGTTGTTGTAATTCTAGAGTAAGAATTAGTCTTTCCAAAGATTTTCAACTTATAACAGTTTTATCTTATCATTAAAGTGTTATAATATGATATTAGAAgactttaattttgtttaagcACTAAACTAAAGTGTAGATTACAAATCTTTGAACAGGTTTTACTTTTCATTAGGTGAAACTAGTTCCTTACCTCTTTGTAGAACTGCATATCATAGCCCATGGCATCTATGGCTACAGACACAGGCTGGTTCGCAACGGCTTTAAGCAACGCATCTTCGTCGTTCGCAGGGACAGTCTCGTGGCCATCGATCGACACGGCTTTATCATTAGCCTGCAACATGAATGAATTTCAGCATCATTTTAAGCTTCTCTAGTTATTAGCCAATTATTATTGTcttggttttaaaaagaaagaaaaaaagtttaGCATAAGATTTTCACCTTTAATGTGTCACATGATCCTTTTACTGCTTTATAAGGGTAGTTCTCCTCTGTTGTTATGCCACCCTTTTCCTTGATGTACTTGAAAGCATACACCATTAGGCCACCATTGCACCCTTGATTGATTGCATTGTCACAATCCACAAGTTCTTGTTCAGACAATGATACTAACTTTCCTGTCTTGATTTGGTTGATTCCTTCGACCGCTGCAATGGTCGAAAACGCCCAGCAACTACCTGTAACAGACAGACATAAGCAGCACCATTATCTTCAAGAAAAAATGTCATACAAGAGCCTCAATTTTTGCTCAGATGAAAGATGTCCATGAACATATTATCACCCTTGTTTTTGATAAACTTTCTAAACTTTTTAAGATTTTCGTTAATCAATCATGCTACGTGtacacaaaaatatagaaatgtcCTTGAATACATggtgtattattatttttttttctgtacATATGTATACTAtgctttttatattttcatattatCTTTACTCAATCTATTCCATGACattaaaaagttgaaaaaaagaGACAATATAATATAAGAAGAGAATATGATTAGTGAGTAATAGTGAGTATCATAGCTTACCACATTTTCCTTGATTCTTGACAGGAGTAACAGCACCTTTCTGCCTCCAATCCACAGAATCAGGAACATCCTTAACATTCTCATACATGAATGTTTCTTTTGCCCCTCTTAGTGTCCCATGGAACCTTCTATGGTGATCAATCCTTGATCCGGCATAGGAGCTCCTAAATTCATCATTGGTCAAGTCAGCAAACATGTTAAGCTTAAGCTTATAAGGCTTGTCCATTTTGTTAGTGTTGTGAACATGCATCACATTGGCCTTGAACACATTGAATCTCTTGAGTTTTTCGTCGATGCTTCGAGTCACCGTGTGGTGGCTCCTCCACCTCTCATAGAGCTCCCAGAGGCTGTCCTCCGACGCGAGATCCTTCTCGCTGAAGTCGAAGCCCTCGGCTTGCCAGGACAAGCCGAGAAGCAGAGTAAGTGACAGAGCAAAGGCTAATAAGAACTTCTTCATTTCCATATATAATGCTTAGATTTTGAATTGAAAGATGGTGAAGAAAAATGGTAGGATGtgaagggtttatatagtggaaaACATGAAGGCTAGTTATCACCAACTAACTAATGAGAATAAAATTgaacaatagaaaataaataaataaatattaatgtgCAAGTTACATGTTCCTTATGGACATCAACAATGAGTAATGAGGAAGATGCCAAGATGTGTCATTAGAAAATAATCAAGAACCTATACTGAATTCTCAATTTCGgctataaattaattttttgagaaCGTAGTTATCATATGAGTTCTTGAAGTAGTCTTAAAAATTGGACACTTTAGTCTTTGAGatttcaaaatatacaaaacatTTTCAACCATAGTAGCTAGAATATCgatttaattcttaaaatttttcgaTATTACGATTTTAAATGAGTTAGTCGAATTTACGAAATTTGTATTAGGTTTGACGATTTTACGATTTAAATCTTAttaagattttatattttacgtacttaatttatttttttgatttcaCATAAATCTTGATTTTTTCTACCTTAATTTCAACGTTTATATCCATTAGACAATACCGTCTCTCTCCAATTTAATATGAAGAGTAAATTAAAGTATAAAACAGTCCtcgaaaagttaaaaaaatcttaaaacagTTATCTCAAAACTGTTTCtgacaaatttcaaaaatttgaaaacagtTATTTCGATTAAATAGATTAAATTAGAAGGGGATTATATTGtctaatagaaatatatattagagattattttgtgtattttgaaACTTGGAAACTAAAATATCTgatattaaaattctaaaaagacTGATTTAGGTAGTtactctaattaaaaaaaaatgtgattttttttaatcacaaaaattaGGTAACTAGCTTTTTAGTAAGTAGGGTTATTATTATGTGGCTTATGTATGGAAGCAAAAAGGGTacaataattttcttaaaaaatgttGGTGTGTCATGGGTTTCTGTTATTGTATGCTTAAAGGATAATCTTTCTTTTTGCATGTAGATCACGCTACTAAAATAAGAAGATGGTGATATATGAAAGCATGGTTACGTTCAGTTTTGAGACACCATCACCATAATATATGAtatgttaaatatatatatatttggaaATGAAGAATGGAAACTTTATGATATAACCgatttcatctttatttttatctacataactgatatatgatATGATCCACAAGACTACTAAAGTTTAGCACACAATGTTACAAGGAAAATATGCTCTTAAGTGTCAACTATATATGTACACTAGTGCGTTTGTGGTAATAAAATTTCGTAAGAGTGATAGCATGAAATTGATATTATTTAGTGAAACATTTGATTTTGGCTTTGAGTGAGTGATGATGTATAACATTCACAAGTTCATTAATCCTTAATCCTTTATACATTTCCGTTTATTGACCAACTTACTTGCTTTATGTCATAATTATTTGTTACACATTTATTACTTATTACCATGTTTGATGAATTAAGTTCTTGAGTCAAAATCAAGGTAAAATTCTTGTATATGAAATTTATAAGGGGAAATGAtcgaaattaaagtaaaaatactACATAGATTAGAAAAATAGAGTGGAATTGCCAACGACTtatagagaatttttttttagtagCGGAAAACTTCTAAAGAAATTAcacaataattattttaaaatgagaaaTATTTGATTTATCAACAAGAAAATCTGAGATGCTGATTATGAAAATGATTAGTTCAATTAAGCTAATTATGAATTGACCACAAGATCAATCCAGTTCAAAAAAAGTTGCAAGTAAATGGATAGAGTTGGAAGTAAATCGAGTTAGGCCCAACTCAAGTTCGGCTTACGAAAATTGAGCTCGACTCACTTATAATCGAACTTAATTATAAAACTCAAACCCAACTCACcaaaaatttaagaatttgcaaaaacataatttataattttatataaataacaaCTTATATCTCTATCAATTATAATTGTGTCCTCTatcataattatatatgtttattgtattaaatataaaatatattaatataaataattataacaagtatgtatatatacataatctAGTTATTCATGGGCTAATGAACTGAGTTTATTCAAACTCAAACTTGTCTCATTTAATATATGAGTTCAAATTCAAGTTCAAATTTGATTCATGAGTTGATGAACTTAGCTTATCTAACTATTAACCAATCAAACTTAAATTGGTTCATGAGTTAGTTTAATTTACTTTCAATcctatgaaaaaataataaaatataaaaaatatttttaaaaatatatattttatatataaatatattctattattttattatatctaattaaatatcaatttaACTTTTAAACACCTGAATTTCAAGCATTACCAATTCAATAATTGATATGATTTTTTCAAACCTTAAAAAATATGACAATCAAAAGATAAAGAATTACCAAATCTAATTATCCCATATCAACACATATATTTGGATATTCGTCTTTCTAAACTCATATTGAAtaccaaaattaacaaatttggTTTTATGATTTCAAATTACTAGGAATATATAATACTCTCATTGAATGAAAATTTACTTCAATATGATTGTATAATTAGACTGTCATTCAATAATCAACTTTCACTTATAATTTATAagattattttatgtttatatatattaactaaactCTTAGTAGTAGTTTATTATGAGGAGAATTTGGTAATCAATTGCTAAAGGGTTAGAAACTAGAACTTGCtattatttgttggtttggaaTGTTCCATTAGGCAAAAGCAacatacaagaaattaaagcaTTAGTATAGAGTGTTGATGAGCTTGAATATCAGAACatgttctttaattttgttgCTTGTTGTGACGGATTGCTGTAACGTAATGCATGGTGCGCCGCTAATCTCAATCCCCAAATTGGAAAAGCTGAATCTTCATGATAACCTATTATTCCCTTATACATGAAGTATTAGCTATTATGGTCAATTTAGTatagctatttttttttttttgttagacaGATTTAGTATAGCTACTTACATTATtctatatgaaaaaataaatatatctctAAAAAATTTCGCATCGAatatttttgtcattaaaatttttttattacgttaaaatttttaaactttataaaaataagatatatagattattttattatattttttagcatttatttgtctaaataaaaataataaatctgattaaaataaaaatttatatgttttacttttataaaatttgaaaattttaatataaatttttttggaagaTAAAAACATCGAACTCAAAagatctattttttaaataaataatagaagaagGTCGGTGGCGTGCCTTAATTGCATTTAAAGACTTTGTTTTATATTAACTTAATTTTGTGAAAGAGCTATATATCTAGTTCTGCCTCACCGATAACAAGCTAGCTTTACCTTATTTGGATAtccttttactttcttttagtttttactttttagtatatatacCAAGAAATATTATCTACTAAGATTAGACTAATTGACtggttttataaaatttttattttttgaaaatagtttagtaaaagttaactttttaaaagataattttttaaacgctataatatttgtgtttgataaattaaactaaaaatattttttaataaatacaagtaacaaaaattatgtttgattaaataatttttaaaataaaaaataaacaaacataaTATAAGAgtaaatttagatatttattaatataaaattatattaaatttttaattttgcaaaataatttattaggtATTTTCAGAAACActcctatttaaaaaaaattgaaagcacaAGTTTTACCTAAACTAAGTTTAAGtgtattctttctttcttttattttagtaaatattgattaaaatttttgaaagatcaattagtgtttttagcATGGGAAAATCCTTAAGTAATTtctcatataattaattaggaTAAATTAAAGAAAGGCATAGTATCTcttctttatataattaaacgGACTACTATACCCTTTGTCttctttgaattatttaaaTGACTTCAATTTTCTTGCATTAAcactataaaatattttatacagtcATGCAATTATAATTATTCTCTTGAATGATCGTGACAATTAACATAGTCAATATAaaagatagttatttttattaatatgacATCATGTAATTGGATATaagtataaaatagttttactaCGATCgtgtatcaaaattcaatttttatttaaaattataccaGAGTTTCCCAATTTTTAGGAACTAATTTATCTTTTGAAACTTGTAAAAAGGAaggaaactaaactaaactaaattaattaaatttcttaattttaagaATACTCACTTGTATGgctaattatatatatgaacATGGGATGATGAGTATTGGAGATACCTAAAAGTATGGAGATAACATAAACACACCCACTTGGCCACTTTATTAGAGTGATGTTCTTATTTAAGATCACATGGACATTGCCCATAAgagttgtttttaatttcatccCAATTAAATGCATTAATTAATACAGCTTATCCAGGGCCTTATTGGTTATTGCATTCTTGGTTACTTATCTTGCTTGTACTCCAAGTAAGTCCATGATCCTTGAAGAAGATAAAGTAAACACCCATCTTAAAGTTTCAAATTTCATCCATAACCCAGTTAAAACTACTAAATTAATCCAGTCCAAACTAAAAAGGCTTGGAACTTAATCTAGTTGTATAACTTTTTCATTAATTAGAATTGTAAATATAGGGACCTAACTTCTCTGAAATAGAAAAGTTCCATAAAAAAAATACGGTAATAAGAGTTTGCTCATTTTAAAACAAGATAATGACCTAATAAAacttacataaaataaaaatggcaaatttaataataattgaatttttattttcccatttactaattttattattacgGGGATGTTAATACTTTTTATTGTCATAGATTTGTCAGAATTTATATCTCGCTGTTGAAATTTACTTgagctaaaaaaaaaagagaaagggattgaaccttaaattttacaaattgcatgggataaattaatttaatatacaaGCAGAACCAATTTTAATTCATCCATAAAAATCCAAAAGGGTAGGCAAACATGCCACACAGCTTCACTAAAGTAAtcaacatataaaataaaaaaaaaatataattttataataaaattcaaaataaagctAAGATTAGCCCCAATCCAAGTTGAAATATCCAATACAGGGAGTTGACATTATGCAGAAACACTGCAACATTCCTAGGCAGGGTTGTCTCAACTCTCAACAATATGTGTGTTGAAGTTGACAAGGACAGAGCATCAACAACACATATTATATGCTCTTCTGTTCTTCAAAGCTC
The genomic region above belongs to Arachis duranensis cultivar V14167 chromosome 3, aradu.V14167.gnm2.J7QH, whole genome shotgun sequence and contains:
- the LOC107478878 gene encoding vignain, translating into MEMKKFLLAFALSLTLLLGLSWQAEGFDFSEKDLASEDSLWELYERWRSHHTVTRSIDEKLKRFNVFKANVMHVHNTNKMDKPYKLKLNMFADLTNDEFRSSYAGSRIDHHRRFHGTLRGAKETFMYENVKDVPDSVDWRQKGAVTPVKNQGKCGSCWAFSTIAAVEGINQIKTGKLVSLSEQELVDCDNAINQGCNGGLMVYAFKYIKEKGGITTEENYPYKAVKGSCDTLKANDKAVSIDGHETVPANDEDALLKAVANQPVSVAIDAMGYDMQFYKEGVYNGTCTTHLNHGVTAVGYGVTNDGTKYWIVKNSWGDKWGEQGYFRMQRGVTQKEGQCGINMLASYPIKNSSANPTGSSSFPIDEL